A single genomic interval of Lathyrus oleraceus cultivar Zhongwan6 chromosome 7, CAAS_Psat_ZW6_1.0, whole genome shotgun sequence harbors:
- the LOC127103148 gene encoding uncharacterized protein LOC127103148, whose amino-acid sequence MGTTHSFILLDCDKRLDLKLSSMVRSMVIDTPTNGSITTSLACLKCPLTIYDKSFAMDLVCLRLSQLDVILGMNWLDFNHVRITCFAKTVVFLEVGGDGKLMFISAKQVEKFLKEETHVFTMFATLGIENKVVMEELPVVCDFSKVFPDDITDFSPERKMEFSIDLVPDTSPVSLAPYRMFASKLSELKK is encoded by the coding sequence ATGGGTACAACACATTCTTTTATTTTGCTTGATTGTGATAAGAGGTTGGATTTAAAGTTATCTTCTATGGTGagaagtatggttattgataccCCAACCAATGGTTCAATAACTACTTCATTGGCGTGTTTGAAATGTCCATTGACTATTTATGATAAGAGTTTTGCGATGGACCTAGTTTGTCTACGGTTGAGTCAACTTGATGTTATCCTTGGAATGAATTGGTTGGATTTCAATCATGTTCGTATCACCTGTTTCGCCAAGACGGTGGTGTTTCTAGAGGTGGGCGGAGATGGAAAGTTGATGTTTATATCTGCTAAGCAAGTAGAAAAATTCTTGAAAGAGGAGACAcatgtgttcactatgtttgcTACTTTGGGAATTGAGAATAAAGTTGTGATGGAAGAGTTACCAGTTGTGTGTGATTTTTCCAAAGTGTTTCCTGATGATATCACTGATTTTTCGCCAGAGCGTAAAATGGAGTtttctatagacttagtacctgaTACTAGTCCAGTGTCATTGGCTCCTTATAGAATGTTCGCTTCAAAGCTGAGTGAGCTGAAGAAATAA
- the LOC127103147 gene encoding uncharacterized protein LOC127103147, protein MDYIEEHKVLFGTHMLSEEAEDWWDNTCQILEVTGTEVTLVVSRVQFLEKYFSKDERIKKEIEFLELKQGNSTVVEYAAKFEELVKYFPHYNKVVAKGSMCINFESGIRPKIKQVVGYQEIDRFCMLVNKCIIYDKYNITQSTHYKSISERKGKGNFRRKWYGVIGHYANEYSSAEKKCYKCEKKGNLIAYCKCNDKT, encoded by the exons ATGGACTATATTGAGGAGCATAAGGTATTGTTTGGAACTCACATGTTGTCTGAGGAAGCTGAGGATTGGTGGGATAATACATGCCAAATACTAGAGGTTACTGGTACTGAGGTTACTTTAGTCGTGTCCAGAGTGCAGTTTCTAGAGAAGTACTTCTCTAAGGATGAGCGCATCAAGAAagaaattgaattccttgagtTGAAGCAAGGAAATTCGACGGTTGTAGAGTATGCTGCAAAGTTTGAGGAACTAGTGAAATATTTTCCGCACTATAACAAGGTTGTTGCTAAGGGTTCAATGTGCATAAATTTTGAGAGTGGGATACGTCCCAAGATCAAACAAGTTGTTGGTTATCAGGAGATCGATCGCTTTTGTATGCTAGTGAATAAGTGCATAATCTATGATAAATACAATATAACCCAATCTACTCACTACAAGAGTATTAGTGAAAGGAAAGGGAAGGGAAATTTTCGAAGAAAGTG GTATGGTGTGATAGGTCATTATGCCAATGAGTACTCCAGTGCTGAGAAGAAATGTTACAAGTGTGAGAAGAAAGGGAACCTTATCGCTTATTGTAAATGTAATGATAAGACTTGA